From bacterium, the proteins below share one genomic window:
- a CDS encoding SDR family NAD(P)-dependent oxidoreductase, which produces MTNDKELSVFITGGTGFVGKHIVNRLIKEGYHVFILARRTSNVKDLNNEKITIVNGTINDREAIETALSKVDMVIHAAATMSGPWDYFEKVTIKGTELLLDLCQKYKIKRLIHISSCSVYSHSTMGRHPVFHEDDSFEAKKFTYYSKSKIEAEKLVWKSYQSFGLPVTVLRPGVIYGPGGPIFPASTGLALSDNSIIRIGNGKGSLPIAYVENVADSVLLCLRNSKTVGKCYNLTEDEKISRNQYLKLIKKNVNPNLKIIKIPYWFMFLAQQGLKFIFGLMGKQAPMGALNLRIYKDGIIYSNTLSKEELRSEPYVAFDESIKRTMNWHKERRTPGRLFYMKKETADFRRKRKPLQVGIIGCGGISEMHLSILSKMEKVNICAAADVNEQRGKEKADQYNIGKFYNDYKEMIDNESLDVVHILTPPQTHYDIALFAMEKRCHVFIEKPFSLNLKEAEGLFESSQKNRVKICADFNHLYDDVMVEARQIISSGAIGRVSHVECWYGVQLDPIAEPYNSSSFWGYKLPGSLYQDFLPHPLYIMTDLMDDIKKIKAIGKFNRVASMMKTDELRILAEGEETTGALNLSLTLSPRYQFTNIYGTAGKLHIDFLNQYCYTDNEISLLPRTVNRFLNIISQGKKLKRTGYRNFRKFLTGKFDLFSGANRLIQLFYNSLLYSTELPIRKEDILQNMQLMDELWAMLRENGEL; this is translated from the coding sequence ATGACAAATGACAAAGAGTTAAGTGTGTTTATTACAGGCGGTACAGGTTTTGTAGGCAAGCATATTGTAAACAGGCTTATAAAAGAAGGATACCATGTTTTTATTTTAGCAAGGCGGACTTCAAATGTAAAAGATTTGAATAATGAAAAGATTACCATTGTCAATGGTACTATTAATGATAGAGAGGCCATTGAGACAGCATTAAGTAAAGTTGATATGGTAATACATGCTGCTGCAACGATGAGTGGTCCCTGGGATTATTTTGAAAAAGTAACGATTAAAGGAACAGAATTATTATTGGACCTTTGTCAGAAATACAAAATTAAACGCCTGATACATATTAGTTCCTGCAGCGTTTATTCTCATTCAACAATGGGGCGGCATCCGGTTTTTCATGAAGATGATTCTTTTGAAGCAAAAAAATTTACTTATTATTCGAAATCAAAGATTGAAGCTGAAAAACTGGTTTGGAAATCATATCAATCTTTTGGGTTACCGGTTACTGTGTTGAGGCCCGGTGTTATTTATGGCCCGGGCGGCCCGATTTTTCCGGCCAGTACAGGATTGGCTTTAAGTGATAATAGTATTATTAGAATCGGTAATGGAAAGGGCTCATTGCCCATAGCCTATGTCGAAAATGTTGCAGATTCAGTGCTGCTTTGTCTCCGGAATTCAAAAACAGTGGGCAAGTGTTACAATTTGACTGAAGACGAAAAAATCAGCAGGAATCAATATCTGAAGCTAATAAAGAAGAATGTTAATCCCAATCTCAAGATTATCAAAATACCCTATTGGTTTATGTTTCTCGCTCAGCAGGGGCTAAAGTTTATTTTCGGACTTATGGGAAAACAAGCACCTATGGGAGCACTTAATTTACGCATCTATAAAGATGGGATAATATACTCAAACACACTTTCAAAAGAGGAGTTAAGAAGCGAACCTTATGTTGCATTTGATGAGAGTATTAAAAGAACGATGAATTGGCATAAAGAGAGACGGACTCCTGGACGTTTATTTTATATGAAAAAAGAGACTGCTGATTTCCGCAGAAAACGCAAACCGTTACAGGTTGGTATTATCGGCTGCGGTGGAATTTCTGAAATGCATTTGTCAATTTTAAGCAAAATGGAGAAGGTCAATATTTGCGCTGCAGCTGATGTCAATGAGCAGCGAGGCAAAGAAAAGGCCGATCAATATAATATCGGGAAATTTTATAATGATTATAAAGAGATGATTGATAATGAATCACTCGATGTTGTACATATATTAACTCCGCCGCAGACACATTATGATATAGCTTTGTTTGCCATGGAAAAAAGGTGCCATGTATTTATTGAAAAACCGTTCAGTTTAAATTTAAAAGAAGCTGAAGGATTATTTGAGTCATCACAGAAAAACAGAGTTAAAATTTGTGCTGATTTCAATCATTTGTATGATGATGTTATGGTAGAAGCGAGGCAAATTATCAGTTCCGGAGCAATTGGCAGAGTTTCACATGTTGAGTGTTGGTATGGTGTGCAGCTTGATCCGATAGCGGAGCCTTATAATTCATCTTCGTTCTGGGGATACAAGTTACCGGGGAGTTTATATCAGGATTTTTTACCTCATCCCCTTTATATAATGACAGATTTGATGGATGATATTAAAAAAATCAAAGCAATTGGTAAATTTAATCGTGTTGCTTCAATGATGAAAACCGATGAGTTGAGGATTCTTGCTGAAGGAGAAGAAACAACAGGTGCTTTAAATCTTTCATTAACTCTTTCTCCGAGATATCAGTTTACTAATATATATGGTACGGCAGGGAAACTGCACATTGATTTTTTAAATCAATATTGTTACACTGATAATGAAATTTCATTATTACCCCGTACAGTCAATCGGTTTTTGAATATTATTTCTCAAGGAAAGAAATTGAAGCGTACGGGTTATAGGAATTTCAGGAAATTTCTTACGGGAAAGTTTGATTTATTCTCAGGCGCCAATCGTCTTATTCAATTATTCTATAACAGCTTGTTATATTCTACTGAACTGCCGATACGAAAGGAAGATATACTGCAGAATATGCAGTTAATGGATGAACTGTGGGCTATGCTTAGAGAAAACGGCGAACTTTAA